The following nucleotide sequence is from Vitis vinifera cultivar Pinot Noir 40024 chromosome 14, ASM3070453v1.
gtttatttctAAATTGGTATTTGATTCTAACAAGAATTTTTACAATGTTttgtgataaattttaaaattgtgtttatCTCTAAATTGATATTTCATTCTAAAAAGGATTTTTGGTtgttttagaattttgaaattctCTATAATTGTAAAAAGGATATAAATACAAAtagagatattttatttaataagggTTGACTTTTATCAACGATAAGAAAACATTATCACTCATCGAAGTTTGATCTTCCAACTTTCAAACTTTTAAGATCTTTCCTAAGAATAACTTTCAATTTCAACAAATGTCAAAGATCCTATTGCAAAACTTCAGTAAGGGTTTCGAGGAATTATCTAAGGAGTAAAGGGGAATGTTTTATTGaagatacaaaaataaaaataaaaatgtaggTGTTGACAATATAAGACTTTAGAGAGTAGGTGTATCTGATCATGCAAATTATGGACCATTTTCTAATAATTAGTGGATTATTTAACAATCAAGATATCACccttggtgttttttgtttttgtttttctttgtttttttgtttttttttacatttagtaGTTTGCTAGATGGTTTTTCGATATTATATCTTGTGTATCATgtgaaatcaattttatttatttatgcatgAAATTTTTGTGCTCATTaaagaattaatataaaaggagaaacttaaaacaagtaataaaaatattaatctatgGACTATTCCAAAtacacattaatttttttaaagtttgagAGCCAAATATTCAATGACAGCTATATGAACTATGACTTAATGAAGGCATTCAAttgatattatatttgaaatttaaaatccaatttgAATTCAACATAgcatgcaaggaagaaaatgtaCCACATCTTGTGAATTTATACTATGGATTATACATATCAAGAAACGACAAAAAGCATCAAATTGCTTTCTAGCTAGAAGATGCATTGAAGAGAAACAATACATAGGAATGAGCCACAGGCCCAAAGCATCTTCAAGCACTTAACCTTACGAGTCAAGTATTTTGCAatcagaaaaaggaaaaatgtatTTAGTTGGTGACTACAAGTTAAGCATCAATCGcacttttaatataagatatacAGAAAGAAAAGCCTCAAGATAAGCCAATATTTTCAAGGTTATACGAGTATGATTTTTCACTCAAACCATATATACTTGAGTATACTCTTGGGCCTGCACACACAAACCCTAGTATGTCCATACGTAAATCTCCATGTATATTGATACGAGTAATAAGAATTACTGTTGCTGAAAATCCCGCATTTGAAATCGATATCATAAATGTGGACAATGATAAcgaattgatgaaaaataaacatatgatatataaatattacattttgCACCCTACCTTTTTCTTGATTGTGCATATGGAAGGAATAAGGTAATACATGACATTCCCTTTCTTAATTTTTCCATCATCAATGGGAATACATGTTTGTACATCGATCCCAAAGATCAACTATATATAAACAACAATAATTCATCGATGGGAACACATTTAAGATCAATTTATATCTTAAAAGTAATTTCATTCTCACTACCTTTTGTGATGCTAATTAGATAGTATGTTGTCTTAGTAGTAAAAGTTCTACATGTCATTATGTTTTTCTTGGATCAGATTCATCTTTTGGTCTTCAAATCTATTTCAATAGAAGTAACATCTCTAATTTATCTCATTTGAGATAGTggaattcctttttcaatgaCAACTTCTAATTAACATTCAAAGTGTCTTACACatgattaaaaatcaaatctatCATGCACATTAATCTAACATATAAAATTGGATTGTCATTTTATTAGGGAATAGATAATAGTGCTCATCATCAAATCTCCTACTTAACTATAAATACTAGATGTTTTTATCCATCAATTATCAAGGGAATCCTTTGAAAAATTTACGTTCAAGTTGTGAGTTCACCATTTGCCACTCACAAACTTGATATGGCCTCAAAAGGTAACCTTGACCAAGCAGTAAATGATAATTCAAAAGCTCAAAGTGAATCAAATGTATTAAAGCTTAATGTAAGCAACTTCAGCATAGCCTAAATATCAATAATCCAAGCATGACAATGTCTAATTAATCATTTCATAACAAGAGAATTGCAATAATTGGGGTCGAACTTTGAAAAATGCATGCCTATATTCCATATTCAAGGGTAAATGAAGCTTAAAATCCGTTGTTACATTTGATATTTAATACAATCAATTGCATAACACTTGGATTGGTTTTTATATTCCCCTTATTTCCTTCTTCTAAGATTGCATATATAGAATTGTAAATTATGTTCTTCAAATAATAAGAGAGTGAAATTGCATTTGCATTATTCAATTCTTGTATTATGAACCTTTCTTGACCTGGCCCAACTCAACCTGAATCTAACCAAATCTTGGGGTAGCTTGTgtaattatttgtaatattaAGGTTGAGTTTGGAACGAGTTTTTTCAACCCAACTTAATTCATGTTGGGATCATGCTAATATTTGGGCAACCCAAGCTAAACGTGAATCcaattcattattttcataatatttataattttattttcttgtatgATATCGctcattctatttttttcttttaattttaaagaaaaatgtcaaaattgTAATTACATCATAtactatttcttttttctaaaaggatagataaacttatttttaacttcttgttatatcttgaatatattattttatttactattaaaattttgacataaatatatagaaaaagttCTATGAAAACATTGTGGATGAGCTCAATCCAACTTAACCTAACTTGTGTTGCCATCCAGCATCCGAACTCCTATATGAGTGGGATGGCTTAGATTTCGAGTACATGGCATAGAGCAGCGCTAAGCTTCTAAATACTCCAAAATCTTTGTCTTCAACTCCCTTCATAAAAAAAGGTTTGATCTAAGCTTCCTTACTTGCTCACCACCACATTGGAAGCCACACCCACATTGAGGGCTCTCCTCAAAGTAGTCAATGGGAAATACGGAGGACAAAACTCCCACAGAGAAAACAAGATTATCTCCGTCCCGGACGATCTCTACTATCTCCTTCCACACCAAGAACAGCTTTGTGTAAACACCCTCCAAGCTGGATAGCTTGCCATTTGATATGTAGCCTTTGATAGTGGGCAAGTATTTCAAATGGTAGGAGCTTTTGAGAGAGTAGCTGCAGGTATCATTGAAATAGACTGAGAATTTACCTGTGGTGATGTTGAGGTCATAGTCTGTGATCCCTTTGGGAAGAAGGCCAACTGGGAAGTTGTAGTCCTCAAGAACCTCATATGCTGTTCGGATGTCAATGGAGGAAATGGCTGGAG
It contains:
- the LOC100261473 gene encoding uncharacterized protein LOC100261473 → MASATTLKLIPLAAIAILISLILIQSSTPAISSIDIRTAYEVLEDYNFPVGLLPKGITDYDLNITTGKFSVYFNDTCSYSLKSSYHLKYLPTIKGYISNGKLSSLEGVYTKLFLVWKEIVEIVRDGDNLVFSVGVLSSVFPIDYFEESPQCGCGFQCGGEQVRKLRSNLFL